A DNA window from Schistocerca gregaria isolate iqSchGreg1 chromosome 2, iqSchGreg1.2, whole genome shotgun sequence contains the following coding sequences:
- the LOC126335728 gene encoding gustatory receptor for sugar taste 43a-like: MVHTLFESMITLQFVCLVLELWERFRTVNASLRESLPPLRAPEMRALFGGAPPSPPPARPGGLRRLREAYVASARAAELLQRHFGWALAVEVAYSVAGALCSSYEIVRMAAGPRGRVRLALSGAVSTSALWLAYHCLRLAATSLACAAAAAAAADTGVLLLRAWALSDWRSAELDRFLRLALHGPPLRFTAAGLVRVDRRLLVSAIAVVVTYLVVLSQH; the protein is encoded by the coding sequence ATGGTCCATACCTTGTTCGAGTCTATGATAACGCTGCAGTTCGTCTGCCTGGTTTTAGAGTTGTGGGAGAGGTTCCGGACTGTAAACGCCAGTCTGAGGGAATCCCTTCCGCCCCTCCGCGCGCCCGAGATGCGCGCGTTGTTCGGAGgggcgccgccgtcgccgccgcctgcgCGTCCTGGTGGTCTGCGCCGGCTGCGAGAGGCGTACGTGGCCTCAGCTCGGGCGGCGGAGTTGCTGCAGCGGCACTTCGGCTGGGCGCTGGCTGTCGAGGTGGCGTACAGCGTGGCGGGCGCGCTGTGCAGCTCGTACGAGATCGTGCGGATGGCGGCGGGGCCGCGCGGGCGCGTGCGGCTGGCGCTGAGCGGGGCGGTGTCGACGTCGGCGCTGTGGCTGGCCTACCACTGCCTCCGGCTGGCGGCCACCTCGCTGGCGtgtgcggcggcggccgcggcggcggccgacACCGGCGTGCTGCTGCTGAGGGCCTGGGCGCTCTCCGACTGGCGCAGCGCCGAGCTGGACCGCTTTCTGCGCCTCGCGCTGCACGGCCCGCCGCTGCGCTTCACGGCCGCCGGGCTGGTCCGCGTCGACCGCCGCCTGCTCGTCTCTGCCATCGCTGTCGTCGTCACGTACCTCGTCGTCCTCAGCCAGCACTGA